The following DNA comes from Candidatus Acidiferrales bacterium.
TGCCGTAGGTATTGAGGCCGCCCGGGAGCGGGTTCTTGTCAAAGATCGTAACCCGGTAACCCCACTTCGCCAGTTCAGCGGCGCAGGCGAGCGAGGCCGGGCCCGAGCCGATGCAGGCCACTCGCCGGCCATTCGGCTTGCCGGCCTCGAACATCCGAATATTTCTATCGAGGACGTAGTCCACCGCGTAGCGTTGCAATCGCCCAATCTGGATCGGCATCTCGCCTCGGGCATGCATCACGCAAGCGCCCTCGCAAAGGACCTCCGTCGGGCAAACCCGGCCGCAACTGTGCCCCAGGATATTGGCCGTGAGGATGACTCGCGCCGATCCTTTCAAATTGCCCGTCGAAATCTTCTTGATGAAGGCCGGGACGTCAATACGGGTCGGACAGGCGGCGATGCAGGGCGCGTCAAAGCAAAAAAGGCAGCGAGACGCTTCGACCAGCGCCTGCTGACGGCTAAGCGGCGGCGAGATATCGGCGAATTTGCGCTCGTACTCTTCCGGCGCGAGTTTCGGAGCTATCTTGCGCAACGCCATGAGAAAAAGACCTCCCCCACTTGGGCGTTCAGGGATTCCGGTCCTGAGCGGTTCGGGCGCGCGGCCCGCCTAGGCGGGCTCTTTCGCATGGGCCGATTCTCCAAATTGTAGCACCCTGCGTGTACCCCAATACAACCAATTCCGCTTAAGATCGCACTGGAATTGACTTTCCCCATACGCAGCCCTAAGATGAACCCGCTTTTTCCTCCCGAAGCCTCGGGACGAAGCCTCGGGCCGCCACGCTCATCCGATGTTTTTCCCCTTTGACCCGGTGGCAGGCGTCCCGACGTATCGGGACTCGGTGCCAGACCGGAGAGAGGAAGGTCGCCATGAAATTCGACACGCTCATCCGCAACGGCGAGGTGGTCACCGCCTCCGACCGCTTTACCGGGGACGTGGGCATCGTGGCCGAAAAAATCGTTGCCCTCGGAACCACTTTGCCCGCCGAGAACGCCGGAAGAGTCATCGACGCCAAGGGGAAATACGTCATCCCCGGCGGCATTGATGTTCACACTCACCTCGACATGCCCTTTGGGGGAACCACGAGCGCGGATGACTTTGAGAGCGGAACCATCGCCGCCGCCTTTGGCGGCACCACCTCGCTGATTGATTTCGCCATCCAATACAAGGGGCAGACCCTCCGCACCGCCTTTGATACGTGGATGAAAAAAGCCGAAGCCAAAGCAGCCATTGACTACGCTTTCCATTGCATCCTGACCGACCTGCCCGACGCGCGCCTCGAGGAGATGAACGCGCTGGTGCGCGAGGGGGTGACGAGCTTCAAGCTGTTCATGGCCTACCCCGGCGTCTTCATGGTCGAAGACGCTCTGATTTTCAAAGCCATGTCGCAGACCGCGCAGAACGGCGGGCTGATCTGCATGCATGCCGAAAATGGCGGCGCGATTGACGTCATCGTTCGCCGGGCGCTGGCCGAAGGAAAAACCGCGCCCAAATATCACGCGCTTACCCGCCCGACAACCGCCGAAGCCGAAGCGACCGCCCGCGCCATTGCGCTCGCGGAGATGGCCGGGGCGGCGGTTTATATCGTCCACCTATCGTGCAACGACGCGCTCGAAAAAGTGCGCGAGGCGCGCGACCGCGGAATCCCGGCCTACGCGGAAACCTGCCCGCAATATCTCTATCTCGACGATTCGCTCTACGACCGGCCGGGGTTTGAAGGGGCCAAGTGGGTCATGACGCCGCCGCTGCGGCCCAAGTGGCATCAGGAGAAGCTATGGGAGGGTTTGCGCCGGGACGACTTGCAAGTTGTCTCGACCGACCATTGCCCGTTTTGCTTCAAGGAGCAAAAAGAAATGGGCGTCGGCGACTTCACCAAAATTCCGAACGGCGCGCCGGGCATCGAAACCCGGCTCATGCTGCTCCATGAAGGCGTGCGCAAGGGCCGCATCACGCTCAACCGCTTTGTGCAACTGGTCTCGACCGCTCCGGCCAAGATGTTTGGCCTCTATCCACGGAAAGGAACGATCGCCGTCGGCTCGGATGCCGACATCGTCATCTTTGACCCCAACAAGGAAGTTGTCCTGAGCGCCAAAACGCACCACATGAAGGTGGACTACAACCCCTTCGAAGGCACGCGCATCGTTGGTGCGCCGTCAGCGGTGCTCGTCCGCGGCAAGCCGGTGATCGAGGGTGACAAATTCGTAGGGCGGGTCGGTTCCGGACAATTCCTCAAGCGCGAGACCTTCGTGGCGCAGTAGTGCCACCTGATAAACGTGAGCGGAGGGTGGGCCACAGGCCGCGCCCCTCTGCCAGCTCGGCGCTGTTCTTATACTCGTCGTGGTGAGAATCAATCAGGCCGGAGGCAGTTTGATCTCAATGCCGTATTTGGGAGCGACGGCCACGAGTTTTTCGATGTCAGCGGGCGTTACGGGAGCCGGGCCGGCAGACTTGTCCTTCAGTGGATGACCAACTTCCTCAAAAAACTTCTCGAGTCCGGCAGGGGCCACATGAACCAGCATCCTTGCCGTGGTTGAGCTGACATTCTTGAAACAGTGCAAACTGTTTTTGGGAAGATGGAGAA
Coding sequences within:
- the hydA gene encoding dihydropyrimidinase, translated to MKFDTLIRNGEVVTASDRFTGDVGIVAEKIVALGTTLPAENAGRVIDAKGKYVIPGGIDVHTHLDMPFGGTTSADDFESGTIAAAFGGTTSLIDFAIQYKGQTLRTAFDTWMKKAEAKAAIDYAFHCILTDLPDARLEEMNALVREGVTSFKLFMAYPGVFMVEDALIFKAMSQTAQNGGLICMHAENGGAIDVIVRRALAEGKTAPKYHALTRPTTAEAEATARAIALAEMAGAAVYIVHLSCNDALEKVREARDRGIPAYAETCPQYLYLDDSLYDRPGFEGAKWVMTPPLRPKWHQEKLWEGLRRDDLQVVSTDHCPFCFKEQKEMGVGDFTKIPNGAPGIETRLMLLHEGVRKGRITLNRFVQLVSTAPAKMFGLYPRKGTIAVGSDADIVIFDPNKEVVLSAKTHHMKVDYNPFEGTRIVGAPSAVLVRGKPVIEGDKFVGRVGSGQFLKRETFVAQ